The following coding sequences lie in one Arachis hypogaea cultivar Tifrunner chromosome 4, arahy.Tifrunner.gnm2.J5K5, whole genome shotgun sequence genomic window:
- the LOC112797962 gene encoding uncharacterized protein: MASAPPTPPPHCSSVPSRPNVTSNRSTHNHRHSSHHNNHNRHNHQNSRLRRQEQSRWNHNGYGSFANNSPLPYANATGSGSGAGVASASAVAAAVAAAAAGDNAPAAFSSALGMLGGRRSTLGLEFSGRRTTRFAARMRSGRLRYNNNKTKHSLIAEEVQQCLEKSGNDVASVDNVLLSYESKMYDPEDYIYLIRECGNKDLYLQVSKTYDFAMGRKHYNWFYKGKLTSTVISQLGKMKKIEHACRVFDVARSQGFGNTVYSYSSMINAYGHNGRFNDAVRLYRSMRPLGMEPNLITYNALIDAGAKGHVDFSIVAKFVDEMVANGIMPDRITYNSLLSVCVPGGAWEIARDLFAEMRNKGHEQDVYTYNTYLDVLCKGGQLDFARSIFADMSANNVFPNAVTYSILMDGYSKAGQSEEALALYDEMKRLDIPADKVSYNTLIAVYGRLGLFEDALFASEEMEICGYKKDIVTYNALLGGYGKHGMYDEVKRIFTEMKRKHIYPNTLTYSTLINVYTKGGMYMEAMEVYREFKENDLEVDVVFYSQLIDTLCKNGLVESAMVLLDVMTRNGITPNVVTYNSMIDAFGDVSALGFKTSFRANDDQTESSASMLIAASSQNQTGSDKEDRISKMFKQLAVEKAGHGKKDLRTNQDFSILWLLRKMHELEIKPNVVTFSAILNACSRCNSFEDASRLLDELRLFNDQVYGVAHGLLMGSRENIWIHAQAVFDDMKRMDNLTASAFYNALTDMLWNFGQKRGAQLVVLEGRNRNVWTGDWSIECLDLHLMSCGAACAMVHDWLLNIRSIVFEGSELPKLLSILTGWGKHSKVLGDGALKRKIEALLNGIGAPFKIAESNIGRFTSPGYLVAAWLKKSSTLNVLVLHDRITASEPTASGQLYSLQAP, from the exons ATGGCTTCTGCTCCTCCCACACCACCACCACACTGTTCCTCTGTCCCTTCTAGGCCTAATGTTACCAGCAACAGGAGCACCCATAACCATAGGCATAGCAGCCACCACAACAACCACAACCGTCATAACCACCAAAATAGCCGACTGAGGAGGCAAGAACAGTCAAGGTGGAACCATAATGGTTATGGTTCTTTTGCAAATAACTCACCTTTGCCTTATGCTAATGCCACAGGTTCAGGTTCTGGTGCTGGTGTTGCTTCAGCTTCTGCCGTTGCTGCAGCTgtagctgctgctgctgctggtgACAATGCACCTGCTGCATTTTCATCAGCATTGGGGATGCTCGGTGGCCGGAGGTCCACTCTCGGCCTGGAGTTTTCGGGCCGGAGGACCACACGGTTCGCGGCAAGGATGCGCTCAGGGAGGCTGAGGTACAACAATAACAAGACAAAGCATTCTCTTATTGCTGAAGAGGTGCAGCAGTGCCTTGAAAAGTCTGGTAATGATGTTGCATCTGTTGACAATGTTTTGCTTAGCTATGAGAGTAAGATGTATGATCCTGAGGATTATATTTACCTTATTAGGGAATGTGGCAATAAGGACCTGTACTTGCAGGTATCTAAGACCTATGATTTTGCTATGGGGAGGAAGCATTATAACTGGTTTTACAAGGGGAAGTTGACTAGTACTGTGATTAGTCAACTTGGTAAAATGAAGAAAATTGAGCATGCTTGTAGGGTGTTTGATGTGGCCAGGAGCCAAGGGTTCGGTAACACTGTTTATTCCTATTCCTCTATGATCAATGCTTACGGGCATAATGGGCGTTTTAACGATGCCGTGCGCTTGTATAGGTCGATGAGGCCATTGGGAATGGAACCAAATTTGATTACCTATAATGCCCTGATTGATGCAGGAGCTAAGGGGCATGTAGACTTTAGTATAGTTGCGAAGTTTGTTGATGAGATGGTGGCGAATGGGATCATGCCTGATCGGATTACCTATAATTCGCTTCTTAGTGTTTGTGTCCCAGGGGGTGCTTGGGAGATCGCCAGGGATTTGTTTGCTGAGATGAGGAATAAAGGGCATGAGCAGGATGTGTATACTTATAATACGTATTTGGATGTCTTATGTAAGGGTGGTCAGCTGGATTTTGCCAGAAGCATTTTCGCAGATATGTCTGCCAATAATGTTTTTCCAAATGCAGTAACATATAGTATTTTGATGGATGGCTATTCGAAAGCTGGCCAATCTGAAGAGGCTCTTGCTTTATATGATGAAATGAAGCGTCTAGATATTCCTGCTGATAAGGTTTCTTATAATACACTGATTGCAGTCTATGGAAGGCTTGGTTTGTTTGAGGACGCACTATTCGCCAGCGAAGAGATGGAGATCTGTGGTTACAAAAAGGATATTGTAACTTACAATGCTCTCTTGGGTGGATATGGGAAGCATGGAATGTATGATGAAGTTAAGAGAATATTTACTGAGATGAAAAGAAAGCACATTTATCCAAACACATTAACTTACTCTACGTTGATTAATGTCTATACTAAAGGAGGAATGTACATGGAAGCAATGGAAGTTTACAGAGAGTTCAAGGAGAATGACCTGGAGGTTGATGTTGTCTTTTATAGTCAACTTATTGATACTCTCTGTAAAAATGGGCTAGTGGAATCTGCTATGGTGTTGCTTGATGTGATGACCAGGAATGGAATCACTCCTAATGTGGTCACCTATAACTCCATGATTGATGCCTTTGGTGACGTTTCAGCTCTCGGGTTTAAAACTTCTTTTCGGGCCAATGACGATCAGACTGAATCTTCAGCTTCTATGCTTATTGCGGCGTCATCCCAGAATCAGACGGGATCTGACAAAGAAGACCGAATCTCAAAGATGTTCAAGCAGCTTGCTGTGGAGAAAGCAGGACATGGGAAGAAGGATTTGAGGACCAACCAAGATTTCAGCATATTGTGGCTCTTAAGAAAAATGCATGAGCTGGAAATTAAACCAAATGTTGTCACATTTTCAGCGATTCTGAATGCCTGCAG CCGTTGCAATTCGTTTGAAGATGCTTCAAGGCTGTTGGATGAGCTCCGCCTGTTCAATGACCAGGTGTATGGTGTAGCCCATGGACTGCTCATGGGTTCAAGGGAAAACATATGGATCCATGCTCAAGCTGTCTTTGATGACATGAAGCGCATGGATAATTTGACAGCATCTGCCTTTTATAATGCTCTAACTGACATGCTGTGGAACTTTGGTCAG AAACGCGGAGCGCAGCTGGTTGTGCTTGAAGGTCGAAACCGAAATGTGTGGACTGGCGACTGGTCCATTGAGTGCTTGGATCTACACCTGATGTCTTGTGGAGCTGCATGCGCGATGGTTCACGATTGGTTGCTAAACATTCGATCAATTGTTTTTGAAGGATCTGAACTGCCAAAGCTGTTAAG TATTTTAACTGGTTGGGGAAAGCATAGCAAAGTGCTAGGCGATGGAGCTTTGAAGAGAAAAATCGAAGCTCTTCTGAATGGGATCGGAGCACCTTTCAAGATTGCTGAGTCTAACATTGGAAGGTTCACATCCCCTGGATATCTGGTTGCTGCATGGCTCAAGAAATCAAGCACACTGAATGTGCTTGTTCTGCATGATCGCATTACTGCTTCTGAACCTACTGCTTCTGGTCAATTATATAGCTTGCAGGCCCCTTGA
- the LOC112797963 gene encoding pentatricopeptide repeat-containing protein At3g29290 — translation MLNLLFQCQKPLTCCIHKPFLVNNAQFQTIPYFTRAHNNLISNIGSMMSQQKICVLSIRSTGSPQLSKDMANSFEFGPSEEEEEEQYVDDNDDEEEYVNGYEEEYFEEGEKNYSSFVSKNHLPPWGEVEVKVVEEEEDKNDHDIDDGGREADESFVLNNDDADDEDEDEDKDDVEGREGIDASFVGKKDLPPWGEVEGSRHWHSGIVDVTRLASKEKGLVNEQRAIYLEETDENVLSNRILVLSRTNKIRSAMEYFRSMELSGLCPNIHACNSLMSSLMRHGWFDDCFKVFRFTRTWKITTGHTYSLILMAQVKAQGCDSAINFFRELQSECDVRKDFDAIVYNTMISICRRVGNWSEIERVWSDMKANGCVGTEVTYQLLVTSFARHGQSELALYAYHEMIQNGFEPESNTLNAIVSVYAKEGKWDAASNVFQKMLKSELRPNIIACNALINSLGRAGELKQAYQVYNTMKLLGHKPDAYTFSALLSSLNKANRHHEALQLFEMVKKTEASQFNVRLYNTVLMSCSKLRLWDKALEILWQMEASEMSDLTMSYNLVIRTCELARKPTIALQVYQHMVDQNCIPNTLTYLSLVRCCVRGDLWEELEEILKRTMPNATLYNAAVQGMCLRGKVNLANKVYAKMLEKNLQPDIRTQVLMHSMLRK, via the exons atgtTGAATTTGCTATTTCAGTGTCAAAAGCCTCTTACTTGTTGTATTCACAAACCCTTTCTTGTTAATAATGCCCAATTTCAAACAATTCCTTACTTCACAAGAGCACACAACAACCTTATTAGCAACATTGGTTCCATGATGTCACAACAAAAGATTTGTGTGCTTTCAATTAGGTCAACTGGGTCCCCACAATTGTCTAAGGACATGGCTAATAGTTTTGAATTCGGTccttctgaagaagaggaggaagaacaatatgttgatgataatgatgatgaagaagaatatgttaatggTTATGAAGAGGAATATtttgaagaaggagaaaaaaattaTAGTTCGTTTGTTTCAAAGAATCATTTGCCTCCATGGGGAGAAGTAGAAgtaaaagtagtagaagaagaagaagacaaaaatGATCATGATATTGATGATGGAGGGAGAGAAGCTGATGAATCTTTTGTGCTCAATAATGATGATgctgatgatgaagatgaagatgaggaTAAAGATGATGTTGAAGGAAGAGAAGGAATTGATGCATCTTTTGTAGGCAAGAAGGATTTACCACCCTGGGGAGAAGTGGAAGGTTCTAGGCACTGGCATTCTGGAATTGTCGATGTTACTCGGTTGGCGTCGAAAGAGAAGGGACTTGTGAATGAGCAAAGAGCAATTTATTTGGAGGAAACGGATGAGAATGTTCTTTCTAATAGGATTTTGGTGCTTAGTAGAACTAACAAGATTAGAAGTGCAATGGAATATTTTAGGTCTATGGAATTATCAGGCCTTTGTCCGAATATCCATGCTTGTAATTCTCTTATGTCTAGCCTTATGAGACATGGGTGGTTTGACGATTGCTTCAAGGTGTTCAGGTTCACGAGAACTTGGAAGATTACTACTGGGCATACTTATAGCTTGATTCTTATGGCACAGGTAAAAGCTCAAGGTTGTGACTCGGCTATAAATTTCTTTAGAGAACTACAAAGTGAATGCGATGTGAGAAAGGATTTTGACGCAATTGTTTACAACACTATGATATCAATTTGCAGAAGGGTTGGCAATTGGAGTGAGATAGAGAGGGTGTGGAGTGATATGAAGGCAAATGGATGTGTAGGAACCGAAGTTACATATCAATTATTGGTCACTAGTTTTGCACGACACGGTCAGAGTGAGCTTGCCCTTTATGCTTACCATGAGATGATTCAGAATGGATTTGAACCAGAAAGCAACACATTGAACGCCATAGTTAGTGTATATGCGAAGGAGGGAAAATGGGATGCTGCATCAAATGTCTTTCAGAAAATGTTAAAGAGTGAACTTAGGCCAAACATTATTGCATGCAATGCATTGATTAACTCGCTTGGAAGGGCTGGAGAACTCAAACAAGCATATCAGGTCTATAATACAATGAAATTGTTGGGCCATAAACCAGATGCATATACATTCAGTGCACTACTTAGTTCTCTTAACAAGGCTAATAGGCATCATGAAGCTCTGCAGCTTTTTGAGATGGTTAAAAAAACCGAAGCGTCTCAGTTCAATGTACGTTTATACAATACTGTTTTGATGTCCTGCTCCAAGCTTCGGTTATGGGATAAAGCTCTAGAAATTCTGTGGCAGATGGAAGCTTCTGAAATGTCTGATTTGACGATGTCGTATAATCTTGTTATCAGGACCTGTGAGCTTGCAAGGAAGCCAACAATTGCTCTGCAAGTGTATCAGCATATGGTTGACCAGAATTGCATTCCGAACACATTAACTTATCTGTCCCTGGTTCGATGTTGTGTTCGTGGAGATCTCTGGGAAGAGTTAGAGGAAATATTAAAG CGGACTATGCCAAATGCCACTCTTTATAATGCTGCTGTGCAAGGGATGTGTTTACGTGGCAAGGTTAATTTGGCAAACAAGGTTTATGCAAAAATGCTAGAGAAAAATCTTCAACCTGACATCAGAACACAAGTACTGATGCACTCTATGTTAAGGAAGTAG
- the LOC112795412 gene encoding putative UPF0481 protein At3g02645, whose translation MSRYFKPSMMPKDESTSNFDELRWVIKIREILDEDLDYGDELSVSIFNVPKTLMAIHQDSYIPQQVAIGPYHYWRQELYEMERYKLAAAKRFQNQLQSLKLEHIVVQLIRFEHRIRGCYHKYLNVNGETLAWMMVVDAAFLLEFLQIFANHDGTMTIGVSSRMSHLLDYAGRKLAHNAILKDIVMLENQIPLFVLRKMLEFKFSSLELADDMLFSMFIGLFKDLSPFSPMEEEDYPQILVSECAHLLDFLYDMIVPKLEEQSDPAESEDRHKDGEHHENSLVNYAKQFLFGVWKMVSRLVEASISCIKMFLTCRTMKVIFRVPWTIISNLPGFGIIKQPVEYLFFNQDKEPTKKEENGNLSSNNIINKSPLMEEITIPSVTELAKSGVSFIAANGNISTIRFDVKTKTLYLPKVGLDINTEVLLRNLVAYEASNSSGPLIFTRYTELMNGIIDTEEDAKILREKGVILNHLKSDEEVANLWNGMSKSIKLTRVPLLDKAIEDVNQYYNGRVSIKVWKFVKVYVFGSWQFLTFLAAIFLLFLISLQVFFTFYKFIKA comes from the coding sequence ATGTCACGTTATTTTAAGCCTTCAATGATGCCAAAAGATGAGTCAACATCCAACTTTGATGAACTTAGGTGGGTGATTAAAATCCGCGAAATCCTTGATGAAGATCTAGATTATGGTGATGAGTTATCTGTATCAATCTTCAATGTTCCTAAGACCCTTATGGCCATTCATCAAGATTCATATATTCCTCAACAAGTTGCAATTGGACCTTACCATTATTGGCGCCAAGAGCTATATGAAATGGAGAGGTACAAGCTTGCGGCCGCGAAACGGTTCCAAAATCAGCTGCAAAGCCTTAAATTGGAGCACATTGTTGTCCAATTGATAAGGTTTGAACATAGGATTCGCGGGTGCTACCATAAGTACTTGAATGTTAATGGCGAAACGTTGGCGTGGATGATGGTAGTTGATGCTGCATTCTTGTTAGAGTTTCTTCAAATTTTTGCTAACCATGATGGAACAATGACAATAGGAGTTTCTTCAAGAATGTCTCACTTGTTGGATTATGCAGGTAGAAAATTAGCTCACAATGCAATCTTGAAGGATATTGTGATGCTTGAAAATCAAATCCCATTATTTGTATTGAGAAAGATGTTGGAGTTCAAATTCTCATCACTAGAGTTAGCAGATGACATGCTATTTTCCATGTTCATAGGATTGTTTAAAGATCTTTCGCCTTTTTCGCCCATGGAGGAGGAGGACTATCCCCAAATCCTTGTCTCAGAATGTGCACATCTTCTAGATTTTTTGTATGACATGATTGTGCCTAAATTGGAAGAACAATCCGATCCAGCAGAATCAGAGGATCGGCATAAAGATGGCGAGCACCACGAAAATTCGTTAGTGAACTATGCTAAGCAATTTCTATTTGGGGTTTGGAAAATGGTTTCAAGATTGGTTGAAGCATCAATAAGTTGTATCAAAATGTTCCTAACATGTAGAACCATGAAAGTGATCTTTAGGGTGCCTTGGACAATCATTTCTAACCTACCCGGATTCGGAATCATAAAGCAACCAGTTGAGTACTTGTTCTTTAATCAAGACAAAGAaccaacaaaaaaagaagaaaatggtaATTTAAGTTCAAATAATATCATCAACAAGTCACCCTTAATGGAAGAAATCACAATTCCATCGGTCACAGAACTCGCGAAATCCGGGGTTAGTTTCATTGCTGCTAATGGAAACATATCAACCATTAGATTTGATGTTAAAACAAAAACACTCTATCTTCCAAAAGTTGGTTTGGACATAAACACTGAAGTGTTGTTAAGAAACTTGGTTGCTTATGAGGCATCAAATTCATCAGGGCCATTGATTTTTACACGTTACACTGAATTGATGAATGGGATCATAGACACTGAGGAAGATGCAAAGATCCTTAGAGAAAAAGGGGTGATTTTGAATCACTTAAAGAGTGATGAAGAGGTGGCAAACTTGTGGAATGGGATGAGTAAGTCCATTAAGTTGACAAGGGTGCCATTATTGGATAAGGCCATTGAAGATGTTAATCAGTATTATAATGGTAGAGTTAGTATTAAGGTTTGGAAATTTGTGAAGGTTTATGTGTTTGGTTCATGGCAGTTTCTTACATTCCTTGCAGCAATATTCCTCTTGTTCTTGATCTCCTTGCAAGTCTTTTTCACTTTCTATAAATTCATAAAAGCATGA
- the LOC112797964 gene encoding ATP sulfurylase 2, giving the protein MSLSIKLHVTTSHLNYLNHRAKTNTNTNTSNIRTKPIYTSNPLIITTSRSRKMSLGSYGAPFIKSSLIEPDGGALVDLVVPESQRGPKILEAEALPKVKLTKIDIEWVHVISEGWASPLRGFMREDEYLQSLHFNALRLKGNGSLVNMSLPIVLAIDDQTKEKIGNSSNVGLLGPSGDCIAILRSIEIYKHNKEERIARTWGTIAVGLPYVEEAITPAGNWLLGGDLEVLKPIKYNDGLDNYRLSPKQLREEFDGREADAVFAFQLRNPVHNGHALLMNDTRKRLLEMGYKNPILLLHPLGGFTKADDVPLSVRMEQHSKVLEDGVLDPETTIVAIFPSPMHYAGPTEVQWHAKARINAGANFYIVGRDPAGMGHPTEKRDLYDPDHGKKVLSMAPGLEKLNILPFRVAAYDTSENKMAFFDPSRAKDFLFISGTKMRAYAKSGENPPDGFMCPNGWKVLLKYYESLQTEESPQQPAVLSA; this is encoded by the exons ATGTCTCTCTCCATTAAGTTACATGTAACAACTTCCCATCTAAATTACCTCAACCACCGTGCCAAAACCAACACCAACACTAACACAagtaacattagaaccaaaccaATTTACACTTCCAACCCATTGATCATAACAACTAGTAGGTCTAGAAAAATGAGCTTAGGCTCCTATGGTGCACCCTTTATTAAGAGCTCATTGATTGAGCCAGATGGGGGTGCATTGGTGGACCTTGTGGTGCCAGAGTCTCAAAGGGGTCCTAAGATTTTGGAAGCTGAGGCACTTCCAAAGGTAAAGCTCACAAAGATTGATATAGAGTGGGTGCATGTGATTAGTGAAGGTTGGGCTAGCCCCTTGAGAGGGTTCATGAGGGAAGATGAGTACTTGCAAAGCCTTCATTTCAATGCTTTGAGGTTGAAAGGAAATGGATCTTTGGTGAACATGTCACTACCAATTGTGTTGGCAATTGATGATCAGACCAAGGAGAAAATTGGGAATTCCTCCAATGTTGGGTTGCTTGGTCCCAGTGGAGATTGCATTGCTATTCTTAGAAG CATTGAAATCTATAAGCACAACAAGGAAGAAAGAATAGCTAGAACATGGGGAACAATTGCTGTAGGGCTGCCATATGTAGAGGAGGCGATTACTCCGGCCGGAAACTGGCTTCTCGGAGGAGACTTGGAAGTGCTAAAGCCTATCAAGTACAATGATGGCCTTGATAACTACAGGCTATCTCCTAAACAACTCCGTGAGGAATTCGACGGGCGAGAAGCCGATGCAGTTTTTGCCTTTCAGTTAAGAAACCCTGTGCATAATGGTCATGCCTTGTTAATGAATGATACTAGAAAGCGCCTATTGGAAATGGGatacaaaaatccaattttgtTGCTTCATCCTCTTGGTGGTTTCACAAAAGCTGATGATGTGCCTTTGAGTGTTAGAATGGAGCAACATAGCAAG GTCTTAGAAGATGGAGTTCTTGATCCTGAGACCACCATAGTGGCTATATTTCCTTCACCTATGCACTATGCCGGTCCAACCGAGGTGCAGTGGCATGCCAAGGCTAGGATCAATGCTGGTGCCAACTTCTATATTGTCGGTCGCGATCCAGCTGGCATGGGACACCCAACTGAGAAGAGGGATCTATATGATCCTGATCATGGTAAAAAGGTATTAAGCATGGCACCTGGCCTAGAAAAGCTTAATATTTTGCCATTTAGG GTAGCAGCATATGATACTAGTGAGAATAAGATGGCATTTTTCGATCCCTCTCGCGCCAAGGATTTTCTCTTCATATCCGGAACAAAG ATGAGGGCTTATGCAAAAAGTGGAGAGAATCCACCAGATGGTTTTATGTGTCCTAATGGATGGAAGGTTCTTCTTAAATACTATGAAAGTTTGCAAACTGAAGAGTCACCACAACAGCCTGCAGTGTTATCTGCATAG
- the LOC112797965 gene encoding WPP domain-interacting tail-anchored protein 1: MDTQSGEDEYDIDFIVSTMLTRLELNLACFSEKVTNLGIFVMNLETLECELETMILEKNGIDGMVMDMECAEKGLEFDLLCGVLDSEVSELGVFLGTLHAEIAEAEQFVSSTNSIWRNRLEVSEEGFKQSEEQLSEIKKQSTDFQRTLSSYKREESGNAEEGVKIPEDDHSSDVKTGMNMQTIEQQRHILRMLEKSLANEMDLEKNINKSRQIEETLKLRIASLEQELIHAEEEAADVCERWFEADNAREILMGISVDLLGKLQISQFNLNGLNQRESELRARLESGNSDKVSSLEKQLKEYESQLLNTKASADEYQKQYTAMCSEIRDMENLVFELKEKLSNAESRAKAAESGHLLSSENNSELNQKLALPKDGGCTSKNVEQLEKQLKEYDLRLQQAVASVEASQEKQSMLCSTIKDMELVIEDLKSKVSKAEIRADSAEDKCIIISETNAELNEELSFLRNRLECLEGSLHLVEEAKVATAKDIRNRTMIFQNLITQIALERERLNKQLSSLASENKILAVKLKQAANGIFPESNASSANDYEADRCWMNFSANDNQTKVGDSLPDAGSVRRIDAGVLGFKFLFKSFLVVLVSAVAFQFFKDVNVDFGL; encoded by the exons ATGGATACTCAGAGTGGAGAAGATGAATATGATATAGATTTTATTGTTTCCACAATGCTGACGAGGCTGGAGCTGAATCTTGCATGTTTCTCAGAGAAAGTTACAAACTTGGGCATCTTTGTGATGAACTTGGAGACCCTTGAGTGTGAATTGGAGACAATGATTTTGGAAAAAAATGGCATTGATGGAATGGTAATGGACATGGAATGTGCTGAGAAGGGGCTTGAGTTTGATCTGTTGTGTGGAGTGTTGGATTCTGAGGTGAGCGAATTGGGTGTGTTCTTGGGGACCCTTCATGCTGAGATTGCTGAAGCTGAGCAGTTTGTGTCTTCTACCAACAGCATTTGGAGGAACCGGTTGGAAGTTTCTGAAGAAGGGTTCAAGCAATCTGAGGAGCAGCTCTCTGAGATTAAGAAGCAATCTACTGATTTTCAGAGGACTTTGTCTTCTTATAAGAGAGAAGAAAGTG GTAATGCTGAAGAGGGTGTGAAAATCCCAGAGGATGATCACTCTTCGGATGTCAAAACAGGAATGAATATGCAAACAATTGAGCAACAAAGACATATTCTGAGGATGTTGGAGAAATCTTTAGCAAATGAAATGGATCTTGAGAAGAATATCAATAAGTCAAGACAAATTGAAGAAACTCTAAAGCTTAGGATAGCTTCTTTAGAGCAAGAGCTAATTCATGCGGAGGAAGAAGCTGCTGATGTTTGTGAAAGATGGTTTGAGGCAGACAATGCACGTGAGATCTTGATGGGAATTTCAGTAGACCTGTTAGGCAAGCTCCAGATTTCTCAGTTCAATTTGAATGGTTTAAATCAGAGAGAATCTGAGCTCAGAGCTAGGCTTGAAAGCGGCAATTCAGATAAGGTGTCTTCACTTGAAAAGCAGCTAAAAGAATATGAATCTCAACTCCTGAATACAAAGGCCTCTGCTGATGAATATCAGAAACAGTATACTGCGATGTGTTCCGAAATAAGAGACATGGAAAACCTTGTTTTTGAGCTGAAAGAAAAACTATCTAATGCAGAAAGTCGAGCTAAAGCTGCAGAATCTGGGCATCTGTTATCGTCGGAGAATAACTCTGAACTCAATCAAAAGCTGGCTCTTCCGAAAGATGGCGGTTGCACATCTAAGAATGTAGAACAACTTGAGAAGCAATTAAAGGAATATGATTTACGACTCCAGCAAGCAGTCGCATCTGTTGAAGCTAGTCAGGAGAAGCAAAGTATGTTATGTTCCACAATTAAAGATATGGAGCTTGTGATAGAGGATCTGAAGTCAAAGGTTTCTAAAGCTGAGATACGGGCTGACAGTGCAGAGGACAAGTGTATCATAATATCCGAAACTAACGCAGAGTTGAATGAGGAGCTAAGCTTCTTGCGAAATAGATTGGAATGCTTGGAGGGATCATTGCACCTGGTGGAGGAAGCCAAAGTGGCAACTGCAAAGGACATCAGAAATCGGACAATGATTTTCCAGAATTTGATAACACAGATTGCTCTTGAAAGAGAACGTCTTAATAAGCAG CTTTCTTCCTTAGCAAGTGAGAACAAAATTTTGGCAGTAAAGCTAAAGCAGGCGGCAAATGGTATTTTTCCAGAATCTAATGCTTCGTCGGCGAATGACTATGAG GCGGACAGGTGTTGGATGAATTTTTCTGCAAATGATAATCAAACCAAGGTTGGGGATTCTCTGCCGGATGCCGGGTCAGTGAGGAGAATAGATGCCGGAGTTCTTGGTTTTAAGTTCTTGTTCAAATCGTTTCTTGTTGTACTGGTTTCAGCTGTAGCTTTCCAGTTTTTCAAGGATGTGAATGTTGATTTCGGTCTATAA
- the LOC112797966 gene encoding F-box/kelch-repeat protein At3g23880: MELYSLSKRLRHFTAAPTQPIHLSSDKSYLNGRTDTSRFLESHRCSVVSDPQVPRREWDADILLNILFRLDVKSLTRFKCVCKDWQHNLGSPLFLKNYVQNSVLRLTGFIFQPHMYLIQSSYIRVETSGTNMWEMFLGGLPEDVYILASCNGLLCFYSISQEPALYVCNPANKQCLKLPPSSGGYISIGIAFDYEGGSIDSATNSAKFKLVKVVNAQPMISTDLRFQIYSSETRSWKMSNATCKGGILLKNKGIYLRGVLYWLGECKRILVFDVRTELALWILRPCAAKDTCSSSSCIGESNGTLHYVSLTKTLGLCVWSLEHYFGEWTLEYKMSFEDFKEQCERTFPKFLVDKSAVTPLAFKDWVLPLLIRGKDQVIVYDFKNRKMTWACSLKRYDPGATVFSHSMSLVPLNDA, encoded by the exons ATGGAGCTGTACTCACTTTCAAAGCGCCTCCGCCACTTCACCGCCGCACCTACTCAGCCCATCCATCTCTCCTCCGACAAGTCATACCTCAACGGTCGCACCGACACCTCGCGGTTCTTGGAATCACATCGCTGCTCCGTCGTCTCCGATCCTCAAGTTCCG agAAGGGAGTGGGATGCTGACATATTACTCAACATTCTGTTCCGGCTGGATGTGAAGTCATTGACTCGTTTCAAGTGTGTTTGCAAAGATTGGCAACACAACCTTGGGAGCCCTTTATTCCTGAAAAATTATGTGCAAAATAGTGTGCTGAGATTAACCGGTTTCATCTTTCAGCCACATATGTACCTGATCCAATCTAGCTACATCCGCGTGGAGACAAGTGGAACCAATATGTGGGAGATGTTCCTAGGTGGTCTTCCTGAAGATGTTTATATCTTGGCATCATGCAATGGCTTGCTCTGTTTCTATAGCATTTCACAAGAACCAGCTTTATATGTATGCAACCCTGCAAACAAACAATGTCTTAAGTTGCCGCCATCTAGCGGCGGATACATAAGCATTGGAATTGCTTTTGACTATGAAGGAGGATCCATTGACAGTGCCACCAACTCTGCCAAGTTCAAGTTAGTTAAAGTTGTTAATGCTCAACCAATGATTTCTACTGACTTGAGATTTCAAATTTATTCGTCAGAAACAAGATCTTGGAAGATGTCAAATGCAACCTGCAAAGGCGGGATATTGTTGAAGAATAAAGGAATTTACTTAAGAGGTGTCTTATATTGGCTTGGCGAATGCAAAAGAATACTGGTTTTTGATGTTCGGACCGAGTTAGCTTTGTGGATTCTTAGGCCATGCGCTGCCAAAGATACTTGTTCGTCGTCATCATGCATCGGAGAGTCTAATGGCACACTGCATTATGTCTCACTGACAAAAACATTAGGTCTTTGTGTGTGGAGTCTTGAGCATTATTTTGGAGAATGGACTCTTGAGTACAAGATGTCTTTTGAGGATTTTAAAGAACAATGTGAACGTACTTTTCCCAAATTTTTAGTGGATAAATCGGCAGTAACTCCTCTAGCCTTCAAAGACTGGGTGTTGCCGCTGCTAATTCGTGGTAAGGATCAAGTAATTGTCTATGATTTTAAGAACAGAAAGATGACTTGGGCGTGCAGCTTGAAACGTTATGACCCAGGTGCAACAGTGTTTTCTCATTCCATGAGCTTGGTTCCATTGAATGATGCATAG